In one window of Flavobacterium ginsengisoli DNA:
- a CDS encoding glycoside hydrolase family 28 protein, with the protein MLQTIQKAIDECSKTGGRVLIPAPFTFLAGPIDVKSKVDLHIEAGAKLLASPDEKLYTKSAFRTNPGEGTIWIGGENIEDFTISGSGKIDGNGISFMGAEEDDAYILKPFNVLDPRPHVLTIIGGKNIRIKDVHIGNSAYWTVHLIGCNDVVISGITLLNSLKVRNSDGIDLDHSKNVRISDCYIESGDDCICLKNRREFEEFGACENITVTNCTMTSSSCAIKIGSENMDAIRQVVINNCIIKNSNRALGIQNRDEGTVSDVIFSNIIIESKLNTDTWWGKAEPIYVTAFSRAKGNHKDANWRFPKGATEGKVGEIKNIYFSNIQCTGENGVFVSGESKDKIKNIVFENVSVYMDKTTSFPGGLYDRRPANVEGFVKGSTSGFYFDTAESIKVKNCTVQWGKNKPEYYKYAVESKNVDILKVVSLDGESAFPNKYEAVKK; encoded by the coding sequence ATGCTGCAGACCATTCAGAAAGCAATTGATGAATGCAGTAAAACAGGCGGAAGAGTTTTAATTCCAGCACCATTTACCTTTTTGGCGGGACCAATTGATGTAAAATCAAAAGTAGATTTGCATATTGAAGCCGGAGCAAAATTATTAGCAAGTCCAGATGAGAAACTGTACACCAAAAGTGCTTTTAGAACCAATCCAGGCGAAGGAACGATTTGGATTGGAGGAGAAAATATAGAAGATTTTACCATTAGTGGAAGCGGCAAAATAGACGGAAACGGAATTTCTTTTATGGGAGCAGAGGAAGATGATGCCTATATTTTAAAACCGTTTAATGTATTAGATCCAAGACCGCACGTTCTAACAATTATTGGAGGAAAAAATATCAGAATCAAAGATGTTCATATCGGAAATTCAGCTTATTGGACTGTGCATTTAATTGGTTGTAATGATGTTGTAATTAGCGGAATTACTTTATTGAACAGCTTAAAAGTCCGTAACAGCGATGGAATTGATTTAGACCATTCTAAAAATGTTAGAATCAGTGATTGTTATATCGAAAGCGGTGATGATTGCATTTGTTTAAAAAACAGAAGAGAATTTGAAGAATTTGGCGCTTGCGAAAATATTACAGTAACCAATTGTACCATGACAAGCAGCAGCTGCGCTATTAAAATTGGTTCAGAAAATATGGATGCTATCAGACAAGTGGTTATTAATAATTGCATCATTAAAAATAGTAATCGAGCTTTAGGTATTCAAAATCGTGATGAAGGGACGGTAAGCGACGTTATTTTTTCTAATATTATTATCGAAAGTAAATTAAACACTGATACTTGGTGGGGAAAAGCAGAACCGATTTATGTAACAGCTTTTAGCAGAGCAAAAGGAAACCATAAAGACGCAAATTGGCGTTTTCCAAAAGGTGCGACAGAAGGTAAGGTCGGAGAAATTAAGAATATCTATTTCTCGAATATCCAATGTACAGGAGAAAATGGTGTGTTTGTAAGCGGAGAATCAAAAGATAAAATCAAGAATATTGTTTTTGAAAACGTTAGCGTTTACATGGATAAAACGACTTCTTTCCCTGGCGGATTATATGACAGACGTCCTGCAAATGTGGAAGGTTTTGTAAAAGGAAGCACTTCGGGTTTTTATTTTGATACTGCCGAAAGTATAAAAGTTAAGAATTGCACGGTTCAATGGGGGAAAAACAAACCAGAATATTATAAATATGCTGTAGAAAGTAAAAATGTTGATATTTTAAAAGTGGTTAGTTTAGATGGAGAATCAGCTTTTCCAAATAAATATGAGGCTGTTAAAAAGTGA